A single Carassius carassius chromosome 3, fCarCar2.1, whole genome shotgun sequence DNA region contains:
- the esrp2 gene encoding epithelial splicing regulatory protein 2 isoform X4, whose amino-acid sequence MASHSDTLVVFFGATAGANGGKLGSDERELILLVWQIVDLHENKVGKLQRTLVQPDSADLSEQCKEETGLTADELCKAEPLESSLQQFHQSVSAELKSLGRSSYTLCVDGPLLIRQVLHPEASKKNLVLPECFYTFVDLKKEFHKCCPNAGPVKDLTLTSMLDYVCIPAAVEQEAGLREVKNMVLLILHLLDEPYNHKFSTFETVSYKFESGACSKTEAVDSETVIRARGLPWQSSDQDIARFFKGLNIAKGGVALCLNAQGRRNGEALVRFINSEHRDMALDRHKHHMGNRYIEVYKATGEEFLKIAGGTSNEVAQFLSKENQVIIRMRGLPFTATPQDVLGFLGPDCPVTDGTEGLLFVKYPDGRPTGDAFVLFACEEYAQNALKKHKQILGKRYIELFRSTAAEVQQVLNRYMSTPLISTLPPPPSMVSMPVLASSPFITTGSTRDCIRLRGLPYIAAIEDILEFMGEHTIDIKPHGVHMVFNQQGRPSGDAFIQMKSADRAFMVAQKCHKKMMKDRYVEVFQCSTEEMSFVLMGGTLNRSGLSPPPCKLPCLSPPTYAAFSANPGMLPTEAALYQPPLLATPRTPQGPAHNPAPALAYYSPQLYMNMNMSYTTYYPSPPVSPSTVSYFAAPPGSIAAAGPALLPPQPGALVRMQGLPYNAGVKDILSFFQGYQLTAD is encoded by the exons GTGGGCAAGCTTCAGCGGACTCTAGTACAGCCGGACAGTGCGGATCTGTCGGAGCAGTGCAAGGAGGAAACCGGGCTCACGGCGGACGAGCTGTGCAAGGCCGAGCCCCTGGAGAGCTCCTTGCAACAG TTTCATCAGTCTGTGTCAGCTGAACTGAAGTCTCTGGGCAGAAGCTCCTACACGCTGTGTGTGGACGGACCACTGCTTATTCGACAGGTGCTGCAccctgaggcctccaaaaag AATCTAGTGCTGCCAGAGTGCTTCTACACATTTGTGGACTTGAAGAAAGAGTTTCACAAATGCTGCCCAAACGCAGGCCCTGTCAAAGATCTCACTCTCACCTCCATGCTGGACT ATGTGTGTATTCCAGCAGCAGTGGAGCAGGAGGCCGGACTAAGGGAGGTGAAGAACATGGTTTTGCTAATTCTTCATCTCCTGGATGAGCCTTACA atCACAAATTCTCCACTTTTGAGACCGTAAGCTACAAGTTTGAATCCGGAGCATG CAGTAAGACAGAAGCTGTGGACAGTGAGACGGTTATCAGAGCTCGTGGGTTGCCATGGCAGTCATCTGATCAGGACATCGCTCGCTTCTTCAAGGGCCTCAACATTGCCAA AGGTGGCGTTGCGCTGTGTTTAAATGCTCAGGGCCGGAGGAACGGAGAAGCTTTGGTGCGCTTCATAAACTCTGAGCACAGAGACATGGCACTGGATCGACATAAACACCACATGGGCAACAGATACATTGAA GTGTATAAAGCGACTGGAGAGGAATTTCTAAAGATTGCAGGAG GCACATCCAATGAGGTAGCTCAGTTTCTTTCTAAGGAAAACCAAGTGATAATCCGAATGCGTGGGCTTCCGTTCACTGCTACTCCTCAGGATGTTCTGGGCTTCCTTGGCCCAGACTGCCCAGTGACTGATGGGACAGAGGGGCTTCTGTTTGTGAAGTACCCAGACGGACGTCCCACAGGCGACGCGTTTGTTCTCTTTGCCTGCGAGGAATATGCCCAGAATGCCCTGAAGAAGCACAAACAGATCCTGGGCAAGAGATATATTGAGCTGTTCCGCAGTACTGCAGCTGAGGTCCAACAG GTTTTGAATCGCTACATGTCCACTCCATTGATCTCCACACTTCCTCCTCCGCCTTCGATGGTATCTATGCCTGTGTTAGCCTCGTCACCCTTCATCACCACCGGCAGCACGCGAGACTGCATCAGGCTGAGAGGTCTGCCGTACATCGCTGCCATCGAGGACATCCTGGAGTTTATGGGAGAACACACCATTGATATCAAACCACATGGGGTGCACATGGTCTTTAACCAACAG GGTCGACCCTCTGGTGATGCCTTCATTCAGATGAAGTCAGCTGACCGTGCGTTTATGGTGGCTCAGAAGTGCCACAAGAAGATGATGAAGGACCGTTACGTGGAGGTGTTCCAGTGCTCCACTGAGGAGATGAGCTTTGTGCTGATGGGGGGCACGCTTAACCGCAGCGGCCTCTCGCCGCCTCCTTGCAAACTGCCCT GTCTCTCTCCACCAACATATGCTGCATTTTCTGCAAATCCAGGTATGCTTCCCACTGAGGCAGCGTTGTATCAGCCCCCCCTGCTGGCCACTCCAAGAACTCCACAGGGCCCAGCACATAACCCTGCACCTGCTTTAGCCTACTACTCTCCACAGCTctacatgaacatgaacatgagcTACACCACCTACTACCCCAG TCCACCGGTCTCTCCCTCCACGGTGAGTTATTTTGCGGCCCCGCCGGGTTCAATAGCAGCAGCGGGTCCTGCCCTCCTTCCCCCTCAGCCCGGGGCACTGGTGCGAATGCAGGGTCTGCCATACAACGCTGGGGTCAAAGACATCCTCAGCTTCTTTCAGGGATATCAG CTGACAGCTGATTAG
- the esrp2 gene encoding epithelial splicing regulatory protein 2 isoform X2, which yields MASHSDTLVVFFGATAGANGGKLGSDERELILLVWQIVDLHENKVGKLQRTLVQPDSADLSEQCKEETGLTADELCKAEPLESSLQQFHQSVSAELKSLGRSSYTLCVDGPLLIRQVLHPEASKKNLVLPECFYTFVDLKKEFHKCCPNAGPVKDLTLTSMLDYVCIPAAVEQEAGLREVKNMVLLILHLLDEPYNHKFSTFETVSYKFESGACKTEAVDSETVIRARGLPWQSSDQDIARFFKGLNIAKGGVALCLNAQGRRNGEALVRFINSEHRDMALDRHKHHMGNRYIEVYKATGEEFLKIAGGTSNEVAQFLSKENQVIIRMRGLPFTATPQDVLGFLGPDCPVTDGTEGLLFVKYPDGRPTGDAFVLFACEEYAQNALKKHKQILGKRYIELFRSTAAEVQQVLNRYMSTPLISTLPPPPSMVSMPVLASSPFITTGSTRDCIRLRGLPYIAAIEDILEFMGEHTIDIKPHGVHMVFNQQGRPSGDAFIQMKSADRAFMVAQKCHKKMMKDRYVEVFQCSTEEMSFVLMGGTLNRSGLSPPPCKLPCLSPPTYAAFSANPGMLPTEAALYQPPLLATPRTPQGPAHNPAPALAYYSPQLYMNMNMSYTTYYPSPPVSPSTVSYFAAPPGSIAAAGPALLPPQPGALVRMQGLPYNAGVKDILSFFQGYQLQADSVLMLYNWSGQRSGEALVTFPSEKAARQAVAECSNLPLSGHPIRLACCE from the exons GTGGGCAAGCTTCAGCGGACTCTAGTACAGCCGGACAGTGCGGATCTGTCGGAGCAGTGCAAGGAGGAAACCGGGCTCACGGCGGACGAGCTGTGCAAGGCCGAGCCCCTGGAGAGCTCCTTGCAACAG TTTCATCAGTCTGTGTCAGCTGAACTGAAGTCTCTGGGCAGAAGCTCCTACACGCTGTGTGTGGACGGACCACTGCTTATTCGACAGGTGCTGCAccctgaggcctccaaaaag AATCTAGTGCTGCCAGAGTGCTTCTACACATTTGTGGACTTGAAGAAAGAGTTTCACAAATGCTGCCCAAACGCAGGCCCTGTCAAAGATCTCACTCTCACCTCCATGCTGGACT ATGTGTGTATTCCAGCAGCAGTGGAGCAGGAGGCCGGACTAAGGGAGGTGAAGAACATGGTTTTGCTAATTCTTCATCTCCTGGATGAGCCTTACA atCACAAATTCTCCACTTTTGAGACCGTAAGCTACAAGTTTGAATCCGGAGCATG TAAGACAGAAGCTGTGGACAGTGAGACGGTTATCAGAGCTCGTGGGTTGCCATGGCAGTCATCTGATCAGGACATCGCTCGCTTCTTCAAGGGCCTCAACATTGCCAA AGGTGGCGTTGCGCTGTGTTTAAATGCTCAGGGCCGGAGGAACGGAGAAGCTTTGGTGCGCTTCATAAACTCTGAGCACAGAGACATGGCACTGGATCGACATAAACACCACATGGGCAACAGATACATTGAA GTGTATAAAGCGACTGGAGAGGAATTTCTAAAGATTGCAGGAG GCACATCCAATGAGGTAGCTCAGTTTCTTTCTAAGGAAAACCAAGTGATAATCCGAATGCGTGGGCTTCCGTTCACTGCTACTCCTCAGGATGTTCTGGGCTTCCTTGGCCCAGACTGCCCAGTGACTGATGGGACAGAGGGGCTTCTGTTTGTGAAGTACCCAGACGGACGTCCCACAGGCGACGCGTTTGTTCTCTTTGCCTGCGAGGAATATGCCCAGAATGCCCTGAAGAAGCACAAACAGATCCTGGGCAAGAGATATATTGAGCTGTTCCGCAGTACTGCAGCTGAGGTCCAACAG GTTTTGAATCGCTACATGTCCACTCCATTGATCTCCACACTTCCTCCTCCGCCTTCGATGGTATCTATGCCTGTGTTAGCCTCGTCACCCTTCATCACCACCGGCAGCACGCGAGACTGCATCAGGCTGAGAGGTCTGCCGTACATCGCTGCCATCGAGGACATCCTGGAGTTTATGGGAGAACACACCATTGATATCAAACCACATGGGGTGCACATGGTCTTTAACCAACAG GGTCGACCCTCTGGTGATGCCTTCATTCAGATGAAGTCAGCTGACCGTGCGTTTATGGTGGCTCAGAAGTGCCACAAGAAGATGATGAAGGACCGTTACGTGGAGGTGTTCCAGTGCTCCACTGAGGAGATGAGCTTTGTGCTGATGGGGGGCACGCTTAACCGCAGCGGCCTCTCGCCGCCTCCTTGCAAACTGCCCT GTCTCTCTCCACCAACATATGCTGCATTTTCTGCAAATCCAGGTATGCTTCCCACTGAGGCAGCGTTGTATCAGCCCCCCCTGCTGGCCACTCCAAGAACTCCACAGGGCCCAGCACATAACCCTGCACCTGCTTTAGCCTACTACTCTCCACAGCTctacatgaacatgaacatgagcTACACCACCTACTACCCCAG TCCACCGGTCTCTCCCTCCACGGTGAGTTATTTTGCGGCCCCGCCGGGTTCAATAGCAGCAGCGGGTCCTGCCCTCCTTCCCCCTCAGCCCGGGGCACTGGTGCGAATGCAGGGTCTGCCATACAACGCTGGGGTCAAAGACATCCTCAGCTTCTTTCAGGGATATCAG CTCCAGGCGGACTCTGTGCTCATGCTGTATAACTGGAGTGGTCAGCGCAGTGGGGAGGCACTGGTGACCTTCCCCAGTGAGAAAGCGGCCAGACAGGCTGTAGCCGAATGCTCCAATCTTCCCCTCTCCGGCCACCCCATCCGCCTGGCCTGCTGCGAGTGA
- the esrp2 gene encoding epithelial splicing regulatory protein 2 isoform X1 produces the protein MASHSDTLVVFFGATAGANGGKLGSDERELILLVWQIVDLHENKVGKLQRTLVQPDSADLSEQCKEETGLTADELCKAEPLESSLQQFHQSVSAELKSLGRSSYTLCVDGPLLIRQVLHPEASKKNLVLPECFYTFVDLKKEFHKCCPNAGPVKDLTLTSMLDYVCIPAAVEQEAGLREVKNMVLLILHLLDEPYNHKFSTFETVSYKFESGACSKTEAVDSETVIRARGLPWQSSDQDIARFFKGLNIAKGGVALCLNAQGRRNGEALVRFINSEHRDMALDRHKHHMGNRYIEVYKATGEEFLKIAGGTSNEVAQFLSKENQVIIRMRGLPFTATPQDVLGFLGPDCPVTDGTEGLLFVKYPDGRPTGDAFVLFACEEYAQNALKKHKQILGKRYIELFRSTAAEVQQVLNRYMSTPLISTLPPPPSMVSMPVLASSPFITTGSTRDCIRLRGLPYIAAIEDILEFMGEHTIDIKPHGVHMVFNQQGRPSGDAFIQMKSADRAFMVAQKCHKKMMKDRYVEVFQCSTEEMSFVLMGGTLNRSGLSPPPCKLPCLSPPTYAAFSANPGMLPTEAALYQPPLLATPRTPQGPAHNPAPALAYYSPQLYMNMNMSYTTYYPSPPVSPSTVSYFAAPPGSIAAAGPALLPPQPGALVRMQGLPYNAGVKDILSFFQGYQLQADSVLMLYNWSGQRSGEALVTFPSEKAARQAVAECSNLPLSGHPIRLACCE, from the exons GTGGGCAAGCTTCAGCGGACTCTAGTACAGCCGGACAGTGCGGATCTGTCGGAGCAGTGCAAGGAGGAAACCGGGCTCACGGCGGACGAGCTGTGCAAGGCCGAGCCCCTGGAGAGCTCCTTGCAACAG TTTCATCAGTCTGTGTCAGCTGAACTGAAGTCTCTGGGCAGAAGCTCCTACACGCTGTGTGTGGACGGACCACTGCTTATTCGACAGGTGCTGCAccctgaggcctccaaaaag AATCTAGTGCTGCCAGAGTGCTTCTACACATTTGTGGACTTGAAGAAAGAGTTTCACAAATGCTGCCCAAACGCAGGCCCTGTCAAAGATCTCACTCTCACCTCCATGCTGGACT ATGTGTGTATTCCAGCAGCAGTGGAGCAGGAGGCCGGACTAAGGGAGGTGAAGAACATGGTTTTGCTAATTCTTCATCTCCTGGATGAGCCTTACA atCACAAATTCTCCACTTTTGAGACCGTAAGCTACAAGTTTGAATCCGGAGCATG CAGTAAGACAGAAGCTGTGGACAGTGAGACGGTTATCAGAGCTCGTGGGTTGCCATGGCAGTCATCTGATCAGGACATCGCTCGCTTCTTCAAGGGCCTCAACATTGCCAA AGGTGGCGTTGCGCTGTGTTTAAATGCTCAGGGCCGGAGGAACGGAGAAGCTTTGGTGCGCTTCATAAACTCTGAGCACAGAGACATGGCACTGGATCGACATAAACACCACATGGGCAACAGATACATTGAA GTGTATAAAGCGACTGGAGAGGAATTTCTAAAGATTGCAGGAG GCACATCCAATGAGGTAGCTCAGTTTCTTTCTAAGGAAAACCAAGTGATAATCCGAATGCGTGGGCTTCCGTTCACTGCTACTCCTCAGGATGTTCTGGGCTTCCTTGGCCCAGACTGCCCAGTGACTGATGGGACAGAGGGGCTTCTGTTTGTGAAGTACCCAGACGGACGTCCCACAGGCGACGCGTTTGTTCTCTTTGCCTGCGAGGAATATGCCCAGAATGCCCTGAAGAAGCACAAACAGATCCTGGGCAAGAGATATATTGAGCTGTTCCGCAGTACTGCAGCTGAGGTCCAACAG GTTTTGAATCGCTACATGTCCACTCCATTGATCTCCACACTTCCTCCTCCGCCTTCGATGGTATCTATGCCTGTGTTAGCCTCGTCACCCTTCATCACCACCGGCAGCACGCGAGACTGCATCAGGCTGAGAGGTCTGCCGTACATCGCTGCCATCGAGGACATCCTGGAGTTTATGGGAGAACACACCATTGATATCAAACCACATGGGGTGCACATGGTCTTTAACCAACAG GGTCGACCCTCTGGTGATGCCTTCATTCAGATGAAGTCAGCTGACCGTGCGTTTATGGTGGCTCAGAAGTGCCACAAGAAGATGATGAAGGACCGTTACGTGGAGGTGTTCCAGTGCTCCACTGAGGAGATGAGCTTTGTGCTGATGGGGGGCACGCTTAACCGCAGCGGCCTCTCGCCGCCTCCTTGCAAACTGCCCT GTCTCTCTCCACCAACATATGCTGCATTTTCTGCAAATCCAGGTATGCTTCCCACTGAGGCAGCGTTGTATCAGCCCCCCCTGCTGGCCACTCCAAGAACTCCACAGGGCCCAGCACATAACCCTGCACCTGCTTTAGCCTACTACTCTCCACAGCTctacatgaacatgaacatgagcTACACCACCTACTACCCCAG TCCACCGGTCTCTCCCTCCACGGTGAGTTATTTTGCGGCCCCGCCGGGTTCAATAGCAGCAGCGGGTCCTGCCCTCCTTCCCCCTCAGCCCGGGGCACTGGTGCGAATGCAGGGTCTGCCATACAACGCTGGGGTCAAAGACATCCTCAGCTTCTTTCAGGGATATCAG CTCCAGGCGGACTCTGTGCTCATGCTGTATAACTGGAGTGGTCAGCGCAGTGGGGAGGCACTGGTGACCTTCCCCAGTGAGAAAGCGGCCAGACAGGCTGTAGCCGAATGCTCCAATCTTCCCCTCTCCGGCCACCCCATCCGCCTGGCCTGCTGCGAGTGA
- the esrp2 gene encoding epithelial splicing regulatory protein 2 isoform X3 has translation MASHSDTLVVFFGATAGANGGKLGSDERELILLVWQIVDLHENKVGKLQRTLVQPDSADLSEQCKEETGLTADELCKAEPLESSLQQFHQSVSAELKSLGRSSYTLCVDGPLLIRQVLHPEASKKNLVLPECFYTFVDLKKEFHKCCPNAGPVKDLTLTSMLDYVCIPAAVEQEAGLREVKNMVLLILHLLDEPYNHKFSTFETVSYKFESGACSKTEAVDSETVIRARGLPWQSSDQDIARFFKGLNIAKGGVALCLNAQGRRNGEALVRFINSEHRDMALDRHKHHMGNRYIEVYKATGEEFLKIAGGTSNEVAQFLSKENQVIIRMRGLPFTATPQDVLGFLGPDCPVTDGTEGLLFVKYPDGRPTGDAFVLFACEEYAQNALKKHKQILGKRYIELFRSTAAEVQQVLNRYMSTPLISTLPPPPSMVSMPVLASSPFITTGSTRDCIRLRGLPYIAAIEDILEFMGEHTIDIKPHGVHMVFNQQGRPSGDAFIQMKSADRAFMVAQKCHKKMMKDRYVEVFQCSTEEMSFVLMGGTLNRSGLSPPPCKLPCLSPPTYAAFSANPGMLPTEAALYQPPLLATPRTPQGPAHNPAPALAYYSPQLYMNMNMSYTTYYPSPPVSPSTVSYFAAPPGSIAAAGPALLPPQPGALVRMQGLPYNAGVKDILSFFQGYQYAPEDYSSLVGVSDQGRSLIQPKEWLCL, from the exons GTGGGCAAGCTTCAGCGGACTCTAGTACAGCCGGACAGTGCGGATCTGTCGGAGCAGTGCAAGGAGGAAACCGGGCTCACGGCGGACGAGCTGTGCAAGGCCGAGCCCCTGGAGAGCTCCTTGCAACAG TTTCATCAGTCTGTGTCAGCTGAACTGAAGTCTCTGGGCAGAAGCTCCTACACGCTGTGTGTGGACGGACCACTGCTTATTCGACAGGTGCTGCAccctgaggcctccaaaaag AATCTAGTGCTGCCAGAGTGCTTCTACACATTTGTGGACTTGAAGAAAGAGTTTCACAAATGCTGCCCAAACGCAGGCCCTGTCAAAGATCTCACTCTCACCTCCATGCTGGACT ATGTGTGTATTCCAGCAGCAGTGGAGCAGGAGGCCGGACTAAGGGAGGTGAAGAACATGGTTTTGCTAATTCTTCATCTCCTGGATGAGCCTTACA atCACAAATTCTCCACTTTTGAGACCGTAAGCTACAAGTTTGAATCCGGAGCATG CAGTAAGACAGAAGCTGTGGACAGTGAGACGGTTATCAGAGCTCGTGGGTTGCCATGGCAGTCATCTGATCAGGACATCGCTCGCTTCTTCAAGGGCCTCAACATTGCCAA AGGTGGCGTTGCGCTGTGTTTAAATGCTCAGGGCCGGAGGAACGGAGAAGCTTTGGTGCGCTTCATAAACTCTGAGCACAGAGACATGGCACTGGATCGACATAAACACCACATGGGCAACAGATACATTGAA GTGTATAAAGCGACTGGAGAGGAATTTCTAAAGATTGCAGGAG GCACATCCAATGAGGTAGCTCAGTTTCTTTCTAAGGAAAACCAAGTGATAATCCGAATGCGTGGGCTTCCGTTCACTGCTACTCCTCAGGATGTTCTGGGCTTCCTTGGCCCAGACTGCCCAGTGACTGATGGGACAGAGGGGCTTCTGTTTGTGAAGTACCCAGACGGACGTCCCACAGGCGACGCGTTTGTTCTCTTTGCCTGCGAGGAATATGCCCAGAATGCCCTGAAGAAGCACAAACAGATCCTGGGCAAGAGATATATTGAGCTGTTCCGCAGTACTGCAGCTGAGGTCCAACAG GTTTTGAATCGCTACATGTCCACTCCATTGATCTCCACACTTCCTCCTCCGCCTTCGATGGTATCTATGCCTGTGTTAGCCTCGTCACCCTTCATCACCACCGGCAGCACGCGAGACTGCATCAGGCTGAGAGGTCTGCCGTACATCGCTGCCATCGAGGACATCCTGGAGTTTATGGGAGAACACACCATTGATATCAAACCACATGGGGTGCACATGGTCTTTAACCAACAG GGTCGACCCTCTGGTGATGCCTTCATTCAGATGAAGTCAGCTGACCGTGCGTTTATGGTGGCTCAGAAGTGCCACAAGAAGATGATGAAGGACCGTTACGTGGAGGTGTTCCAGTGCTCCACTGAGGAGATGAGCTTTGTGCTGATGGGGGGCACGCTTAACCGCAGCGGCCTCTCGCCGCCTCCTTGCAAACTGCCCT GTCTCTCTCCACCAACATATGCTGCATTTTCTGCAAATCCAGGTATGCTTCCCACTGAGGCAGCGTTGTATCAGCCCCCCCTGCTGGCCACTCCAAGAACTCCACAGGGCCCAGCACATAACCCTGCACCTGCTTTAGCCTACTACTCTCCACAGCTctacatgaacatgaacatgagcTACACCACCTACTACCCCAG TCCACCGGTCTCTCCCTCCACGGTGAGTTATTTTGCGGCCCCGCCGGGTTCAATAGCAGCAGCGGGTCCTGCCCTCCTTCCCCCTCAGCCCGGGGCACTGGTGCGAATGCAGGGTCTGCCATACAACGCTGGGGTCAAAGACATCCTCAGCTTCTTTCAGGGATATCAG TACGCTCCTGAAGACTACAGCAGCTTGGTCGGAGTGAGTGATCAGGGCCGGAGTCTCATTCAGCCTAAAGAGTGGCTTTGTCTGTAG